The Flavobacterium sp. 1 genome contains the following window.
ATTACATACAACTCAACTTGAGCGGTGATCTTGCCGTAGAGCAATTAGCAGCGTGAGCCAATCAGAATAAAGATTATTTTTCAAAACAATTTCTTACCCATACTGGTCTGAGACCTTTAAACTACATTCACGAAAAGAAAATTGAAAGAGCACAATACCTGATTGAAACCACAAACAAAACATTTTTAGAAATTGCCATAGATACAGGTTTTTCTAATTTACCTCACTTTTCAAAAATTTCCAAACAAATAGTGAGTTTGACTCTTGGTGAATACCGTCGTCAAAATACTGAATTAAAATAATTTAGGCAACCTATTAAACAAAAAAAAGCGTCTCAATGAGACGCTTTTCAAATAATCTGAAACTCTAATTGTAAGCACTTTCTCTTCCAAAATGAAGAGTTAACA
Protein-coding sequences here:
- a CDS encoding helix-turn-helix domain-containing protein, whose translation is MHEKKIERAQYLIETTNKTFLEIAIDTGFSNLPHFSKISKQIVSLTLGEYRRQNTELK